GGACGCCTGGCCGTCGTCACCGGCGCGAACAGCGGCATCGGGTACGAGACCGCCCGTCAACTCGCCCGCCGCGGCGCCGTGGTCGTCCTGGCCTGCCGCAGCCACGAGCGCGGGCTGGACGCGCTGGAGCGCCTGCGCGCCGACGTACCCGGCGTCCAGGCCGAACTACGGCTCCTCGACCTCGCGGACCTGGCGTCCGTGCGCGGCTTCGCCGAGGGCTGGAACCGCGGCCCCATCGACCTCCTCGTCAACAACGCCGGCATTGCCATGGTGCCGTTCGCCCGGACCGCCGACGGATTCGAGTCGCAGTTCGGCGTCAACCACCTCGGCACGTTCGCCCTCACCGGCCTTCTCCTCCCCCACCTCTTGGCCGCCCCCGGGCCGCGCGTCGTCACCGTCAGCAGCGAGGGCCAGCGGTTCGCGCGCTTCGACATGACCAACCTCAACGCCGAGCGCCGCTACCGGGCCGCCTTCGCCTACGTACAGTCCAAGCGGGCCAACCTCTACTTCGCGGTGGAGCTCCAGCGCAGGGCCGACGCCACCGGGCAGAAGCTGCGCAGCATGGCCGTCGCCCCCGGGCTCACGCGCTCCAACGTCCTCACCGGCGGCGCCAACGGCACGCGGGGCCGCGCGTACGGGATCCTCACGAAGCTGCTCCTGCGCGTGGCGTTCCGCCCCACCGCCGACGGGGCCAAGACCTCGCTGTACGCCTCGACCGTCCCCGAACTGCCCGGCGGGAGCTACGTCGTGCCCGACGGGCCGTTCCAGCTCCGGGGCGAGCCCGTCCTCCGCGGCCGGGGACGCGCCCTCCAGGACTCCGCCACGGCACACCGGCTCTGGGCTCTGTCGGAGCGGCTCACGGGTGTGCGCTACGCATGGCCCACGGACGTGTCACCTCGGGGCCTGAGCGCTTCCGGAACATGACGATGGCAAGGAGGGTCACGACCTCCCTGCCATGATCAAGATATAGCTCACAGGGGGACTTGCCGCAAGGCCCGGGGCATGACGCAGAATCAGCGGCCTAAGCCACGACCTGCGGAAATGGGAATTCATGATGCTCGACGTAGTCATTGCCGGCGGCGGACCGACCGGACTGATGCTGGCCGCCGAACTGCGGCTGCACGGGGTGCGGGTGGTCGTGCTGGAGCGGTTGACCGAGCCGACTCTTCAGCAGCGTGCGCGCGGCATCCACGCGCGCAGCGTCGAGGTGATGGACCAGCGCGGCCTGCTCGACCGGTTCCGCGCGGTCGGCGAGCCGTTCTCGGTCGGCGCCCTGTTCTCCGCCCTCACCAAGCCGTGGCCGGACCGGGTGGACACCGCGCACCCGTACGGTCTCCTGCTCCCGCAGACGGAGACGGAGCGGCTGCTCACCGAGCACGCCGTCGAGCTCGGCGCCGAGATCCGGCGCGGCTGCGAATTGGTCGGGCTGAGCCAGGACGAGGACGGGGTCACCGCCGAACTCGCCGACGGAACCCGGCTGCGGGCCCGCTATCTCGTCGGCTGTGACGGCGGTCGCAGCGCGGTGCGCAAGCTGCTCGATGTCGGCTTCCCCGGTCAGCCGGCCAGGAACGAGACGCTGCTCGGCGAGATGGCGCTCGCCGAGGACCCGGCGACGGTGGCCGAGGTGACGGCGCAGATCCGCACGACCAACGTCCGGTTCGGCACCATCCCCAACGGGGACGGCACGTACCGCGTCATCGTGCCTGCCGCTGACGTGAGCGAGGACCGCCCGGCCACGCCGACGCTGGAGGAGTTCACGGAGCGGCTCCGCGAGGTCGCCGGCACCGACTTCGGCGCGCACTCGCCGCACTGGCTCTCCCGGTTCGGCGACGCCAGCCGCCTGGCGGAGCAGTACCGGGTCGGCCGGGTGCTGCTGGCCGGCGACGCGGCGCACATCCACCCGCCGACCGGCGGGCAGGGGCTCAACCTCGGCGTGCAGGACGCGTTCAACCTCGGCTGGAAGCTGGCCGCCGAGGTGAACGGCTGGGCGCCGGAGGGGCTGCTGGACACCTACCACGCCGAACGGCACCCGGAGGGCGAGCGCGTACTGACGAGCACCCTCGCGCAGGGCGTGCTCCTGGAGGACACTCCCGGCGCGAAGGCCCTGCGGGAGCTGTTCTCGAAGCTCCTGGACTTCGAGGAGGTCAACCGGTACATCACGGAGTCGATCACCGCGGTCGGGGTCCGCTACGACCTCGGCGAGGGCCACGAACTGCTCGGCCGGCGGCTGCGGGACCTGGCGCTGAAGCAGGGGCGGCTGTACGGGCTGATGCACGCCGGTCGCGGGCTGCTGCTCGACCGGACCGGCCGGCTCTCGGTGGAGGGCTGGGCGGACCGGGTCGACCATGTCGTCGACGCCACCGAGGAACTCGACGCACCCGCCGTGCTGCTGAGGCCCGACGGCCACGTCGCCTGGGTGGGCGAGGACCAGCAGGACCTCCTCGTGCACCTGCCGAAGTGGTTCGGCGCCGCCGCGAGTTGAGCGGAGCAGGTCGCACCCCCCTCACGTGACGCGAGCCACACGGCCTGAGGGATGGCACGCCGTCGTGCGGGGGGTCGGATCGGCGGCAGTGGAACGTTAGCGCGACGTCAGCGGGACGTGAGCACCGCTGACGAGACTGGGAGGGACCACAGTGGCCGGCTCGCCGGCCATGGACCAGCACAACACAGGGGGCCCCACCATGCGCGCCGACCAGCGGCCGCGAGACACCGGCATGCCCGTTTTAATCCCCGTGCCCGGGTGCCTGACCAGCCCCGGACCGTCACGGCGTGTGGGAAAGGGCTGGTAACCGGAGTGCTCACCACGCGGGTGACGGTGACCGTCCACGCATCCGATCCGCTCAGCAGGGCCGGGCTCATCAGCCACCTGCGGCACCAGCCGACCGTCGACTTCGTCCCCGAGCAGGACGACGGGAGCCGGGACTCCCCGGCGGTGGCCGTAATGCTGGCCGACCGGATCGACGAACCCACCACGGCCGAACTGCGGCGCCTGCTGCGCGGCAGGGACCAGCGCGTCGTCCTCGTCGCGCGGGAGCTGCGCGAACCCGACCTGCTCGCGGTGGTCGAGTACGGGGTGCGCGCCATCATCTGGCGGCACCAGGCGACCGAGCAGCGGCTGCTGAGCGCCGTGCACAGCGCGGCCCGCGGCGAGGGCGAGCTGCCGCCGGACCTGGTCAGCCGTCTGCTGAACCAGGT
The sequence above is a segment of the Streptomyces sp. NBC_01255 genome. Coding sequences within it:
- a CDS encoding oxidoreductase, whose product is MNHDSRTAARSSPHTDRSPDAIPDQSGRLAVVTGANSGIGYETARQLARRGAVVVLACRSHERGLDALERLRADVPGVQAELRLLDLADLASVRGFAEGWNRGPIDLLVNNAGIAMVPFARTADGFESQFGVNHLGTFALTGLLLPHLLAAPGPRVVTVSSEGQRFARFDMTNLNAERRYRAAFAYVQSKRANLYFAVELQRRADATGQKLRSMAVAPGLTRSNVLTGGANGTRGRAYGILTKLLLRVAFRPTADGAKTSLYASTVPELPGGSYVVPDGPFQLRGEPVLRGRGRALQDSATAHRLWALSERLTGVRYAWPTDVSPRGLSASGT
- the rox gene encoding rifampin monooxygenase, which encodes MLDVVIAGGGPTGLMLAAELRLHGVRVVVLERLTEPTLQQRARGIHARSVEVMDQRGLLDRFRAVGEPFSVGALFSALTKPWPDRVDTAHPYGLLLPQTETERLLTEHAVELGAEIRRGCELVGLSQDEDGVTAELADGTRLRARYLVGCDGGRSAVRKLLDVGFPGQPARNETLLGEMALAEDPATVAEVTAQIRTTNVRFGTIPNGDGTYRVIVPAADVSEDRPATPTLEEFTERLREVAGTDFGAHSPHWLSRFGDASRLAEQYRVGRVLLAGDAAHIHPPTGGQGLNLGVQDAFNLGWKLAAEVNGWAPEGLLDTYHAERHPEGERVLTSTLAQGVLLEDTPGAKALRELFSKLLDFEEVNRYITESITAVGVRYDLGEGHELLGRRLRDLALKQGRLYGLMHAGRGLLLDRTGRLSVEGWADRVDHVVDATEELDAPAVLLRPDGHVAWVGEDQQDLLVHLPKWFGAAAS
- a CDS encoding helix-turn-helix transcriptional regulator, translated to MLTTRVTVTVHASDPLSRAGLISHLRHQPTVDFVPEQDDGSRDSPAVAVMLADRIDEPTTAELRRLLRGRDQRVVLVARELREPDLLAVVEYGVRAIIWRHQATEQRLLSAVHSAARGEGELPPDLVSRLLNQVGRLQRATTAGTATGGAVPLFGMAPREVDVLRLLAEGLDTRQISEKLAYSERTVKNILHALMTRLQLTNRAHAVAYALREGYI